The Microbacterium sp. SORGH_AS_0428 genome contains the following window.
TCTCGGGAGGGCAGCGCCAGCGCGCGTCGCTCGCCCGCGCCCTCGCCCTCGACCCGAAGCTGCTGATCGCGGACGAGCCGACGAGCGCGCTCGACGTGTCGGTGCAAGCGACGGTGCTGGAGCTGTTCGCCGCGCTCCAGCGGGAGCTCGGCTTCGCGTCGCTGTTCATCAGCCACGACCTGGCCGTCATCGACGCCGTCGCCGACCGGGTCGTCGTGCTCCGCCAGGGTGCAGTACGCGAGCAGGGAACCACCGCGCAGGTGCTCCTGCATCCGCAGGACCCGTACACCGAGCGTCTTCTGACGTCCTTGCCGGTCCCGGACCCGGTGGCGCAGGCGCAACGTCGCGCCGCCTGGTTGGCCTTGCCGCCCGAAGCCGAGCGCTGAACGGCGTGTGCGGCGGGCTCTGGCCTCCGCAGGGCCGATCCCGGCGCACGCATTCGCTCAGCCGCGCAGGGGGGTGATGCCCTGCGCTGTCCGGGGGAAGGTGGCGAGCACGGCGGGGTCGATGTTGAGATGGGCGGAGACGAGCTGGGGCGGCACGTGCGCCAGCCAGTTGGCGAGGCTGATCTCCTCGTACCTGTCGGCGCGGAAGACCTCGAGGAACTGCAGGACGTCGTCGCCGGTGTTCTCGATGTAGTGGCCGTAGTTCTTCTTGACGACCCCGACATCACCCGGCCGGAAGTCCGTCGTATTGGCGTGCGGACCGGTGGTGAACACGGTCATGCGGGCGGAGCCGCGCAGGTAGTACTGCCACTCGTCCGCGTTGGGGTGCCAGTGCAACTCGCGCATCGACCCCGGCTCGACCGTCACGAGCGCCGCCGCCACGGTGTTCGAGTACGCGTAGTTGGTCGAATCGGCGATCTGCACGCTGCCTCCGGAGTTGTGATACCGGGGCTGGGAGCGTGAGAGGCGGAAGATGACCGGTTCCATCCCCCACTCGACACCGGCCGCGGCCTGGTCGACCGCCAGCTCGGGCGGCTCGTCGCCGGGGAAGATCCAGAGGTTGTGCAGCGGGATGTCGGAGAACACCTCCTGCGCGACCCCGAAGTTCTTCGCCAGGACCTCCGGCGGGGTGTGTGCGAACCAGTCCGTCAGCAGCAGCGTGTTGGACTCCGATTGCTGCCCGTCGTCGAACGCGAGCACGAACTCCGCGCCGTCGGGTCCGAGCCCCTGCAGCGAGTGCGGGGTCCCTGCGGGGAAGAACCACAGATCCCCCTCCTCCACGTCTTCGACCGCGGGCAGTCCGGATCGGCTGAGCGTCGTCACGCGTGCCTTACCGCGGGTCATCACCGCCCATTCGGCGGTCTGATGCCAGTGGAGCTCCCGGATGCCGCCCGCCTCCAGATACATGTTGACCCCGGCGATCTCTTCCGAGATATGGAAGTCGCTGCTGGTCACTTCACGCGCCCATCCTCCACGCTGCACGCGACGCGGCGAGATGTTGAACGAGGACCAGAAGAACGGCTGCGTCGAGATGTCGGTGGCCGGGGCGTCGATCTGGTTGGGGAACTGCGATGCGATCGCCCGGTTCTGCGGGCCCGTCATCACGGCGCTCTGCGGCCGGTCGACCGTGTTGACCTCGCCCTCAGGCGGAAGGTCGGGGTTGCCGAATGATGCAGCCTCGTGATGTTGCGCGGTGCTGTCCGGGGTCTCCATGATGGTGCTCCTTGGTCGCATGAGGTGGATGACGGCGAGTCTCGTCGAGCCGCACCCCGGTTCGGCACCGCGTCGTGACGCAAGCCGCTTCGACGCGCGTCGAGGCTCGTCGAGCCTCGTCAAGGAGCGGGGCGGGTTCCGACTCAGAGCGGATGCGGGCGCCTCACCCCGCTTGTAGCGTCTGCGCGTACCCGCCGCGCCGCCGGGCGCCTCGCGGGCGAGCCCAGGAACCTGAGGAGAACCACCCATGTCCGATATCACCGTCGTCCTCGTGCACGGCGCCTTCGCCGAGTCCTCGAGCTGGAACGGCGTTCTGACCCTGCTGCAGGATGCGGGCATCGACGCGATCGCGACCCCGAACGCCCTGCGCAGCGTGACCACGGACGCGGAGAACGTGCGTCGTCTCGTGGACTCGCTCCCCGGAGACGTGCTGCTGGTGGGCCATTCGTACGGCGGCGCGGTCATCACCGAAGCCGGCGCCGGAAACGAGAAGGTCAAGGGTCTCGTCTACGTGGCGGCCTTCGCGCCCGACCACGGTGAGAACGCGCTCGATCTGACCGGTCAGTTCCCCGGCAGCACGCTGGGTGAGCGCGTGCGCCCGTACCCGCTCGGCGACGGCACGAACGACCTCGTCGTCGACCGCGCGCTGTTCCCCGAGCAGTTCGCCGCCGACGTGCCGCTCGAGGTGGCGAAGCTGTCCGCCCTCACACAGCGACCGATCCGGGACTACGCCCTCGGCGAGGGCCTTCCCGCCGAGACGCCGGCGTGGAAGACGCTGCCGTCGTGGTTCGTCTACGGCACGGGAGACATGAACATCCCCGAGGCGGGCCTCGCGTTCATGGCGGAGCGGGCGGGCTCGCGCAGCACCCGCGTGATCGACGGCGCGTCGCACTCCGTGATGGTCTCGAACCCCGAGGCCGTCGCCGAGCTGATCAGGACCGCACTCGCAGAGCTCGTCTGACTCTCGAGCCCGTCCGGCGCCCGGCATCCGCCGCGCCGGGCGGGCTCGCCGCATCCGACCCGGAGGGAGCGGTTCAGAGCATCATGATCTGAACGAACCCGGCGATGGCCCAGATGGCGAACGCGCCCCACGCGACGAATCCGACGCCGATCAGGACGATCGCCGTGATCGCCGGCCACCGCGGTCGCTTCTTCTTCGCGAGCGAGACGATCGAGAGGACGAGCCCCGCGATGATGGCGGGGACGAAGATCGCGCTCAGGCCGCTCGTCGACATGCCTGTGGTAAGGGTGAGCAGAATCAAAGCCAGGGGCGCCACGGCGAGCCCGAAGCCCACCCAGGGCAGGGCCTCACGGCGTGTCGTCGTCGGTGCGGCATCCATGGTCCGACTGTACCGGCCCGGCAACGGCGACCCCTGCGCGCAACGCACGCCAGTGGACCAGAACGCTGCGACATCTGCACGGTGGATGCGGGATGGAGCACCGCGCTGATCACATGAGAACACATCAGCACCACGCGTCGTGCAGACGTCGCACCGCTCACGCTCGTCGTGCCTGTGGACGAGCCCTGTGCGGCGGAGAACACCTGCCAGACTGTGCGGAACCGCCGCGACGACCGCGACAAGTCAGAGAGCTGATGATGCGCAAGACCGAGATCAGGCGGGCTGGCCGCGTAGCCGTCATTCTGCCGATACTGGTCCTGTGCGCTGCGTGCGCGCCGCGACAGCATGCCGAGCCTCCCGACGTCGTCAGCGCCGTCGAACAGGCGGATTCCCGGGTCGCGCATGCGGATGCGGAGAGCGGCATGAGCGGATTCGCATCCGGATGGGTCGTCGACGTGGCCCTGTCCGGTAGCGATCCCGTCACCCCCGAAGAACTGAGTGGTCTGCTGCTCGCCGTCCGCCACGCGGGTGACGGGAACCCTGATTACGTCCGTCTCTACGCCACCGACGCAAGCGGCTCGCCTCTCGATCTCACTGCGCCCGCCGAGCAGCTCGGCATACGGGTGGGAAATCGTGGCAGGCTTCGGCGTGCTCAGCGACGACATCGAAGCCGCGCTGGGCAGCGAGCAGTGAGCCGTTTTCACCTAACCTGGAGTGCTCCATGAAGAAGAACCGTCCCCTCGCTGTCGCCCTTGTTCTGGCGATTGCGATGTTGAGTGCAGCCTGCACGCCTGCGACGAGTAACTCCGGAAACGTCGAGCCTTCCGATGTCGTCAGCGCCGTGAAAGCCGCGGGTCCGCGCGTCGTGGATGCGTCGGCAGAACGCACCGTCACCGGGCTCTCGTGGGGCTGGCTCGTCGATGCCGTCCTGTCCGGAAACGAGCCCGTCACCCCCGACGAGCTCGGAGCCATCCTCCTCGCGGCCCGCCGTGCCGGCGGTGCCGATCCCAGCGATGTCGACCTGTTCGCCAAGGATGAGAGCGGAACATCACTCGACCTCACCGCGCCGGCCGATCAGCTCGGGTTGAGGTACGCGAACATCGGTGCCGGCATCGGGGTCATGCGCAGCGAGATCGATGCCGTTCTCGGATCCGAGTAGCCCGTTTCTATGGGCGGCACGACCGACCCCGGAAACGAGAAAACCCCCGGATGACCGGGGGTTCTTCGGTGCGCGATACTGGGATCGAACCAGTGACCTCTTCCGTGTCAGGGAAGCGCGCTACCGCTGCGCCAATCGCGCCTGTACAGGCTGTTCAGTTATGGGCGAGGTGGCGACGGGATTCGAACCCGTGTAAACGGCTTTGCAGGCCGGTGCCTAGCCGCTCGGCCACGCCACCGTGTGTGGTTCGACCCACGTGACGTGATCTCCCCGGAGGGAGATCCCCGCACTCGAGCGGATGACGAGACTCGAACTCGCGACCCTCACCTTGGCAAGGTGATGCGCTACCAACTGCGCTACATCCGCATTTCGTTCCCGATCTCTCGGGCACTTGGAAAACATTATCCCAACTCCGACGCTTCGCAAAACCGAGACGGCCC
Protein-coding sequences here:
- a CDS encoding cupin domain-containing protein, whose product is METPDSTAQHHEAASFGNPDLPPEGEVNTVDRPQSAVMTGPQNRAIASQFPNQIDAPATDISTQPFFWSSFNISPRRVQRGGWAREVTSSDFHISEEIAGVNMYLEAGGIRELHWHQTAEWAVMTRGKARVTTLSRSGLPAVEDVEEGDLWFFPAGTPHSLQGLGPDGAEFVLAFDDGQQSESNTLLLTDWFAHTPPEVLAKNFGVAQEVFSDIPLHNLWIFPGDEPPELAVDQAAAGVEWGMEPVIFRLSRSQPRYHNSGGSVQIADSTNYAYSNTVAAALVTVEPGSMRELHWHPNADEWQYYLRGSARMTVFTTGPHANTTDFRPGDVGVVKKNYGHYIENTGDDVLQFLEVFRADRYEEISLANWLAHVPPQLVSAHLNIDPAVLATFPRTAQGITPLRG
- a CDS encoding alpha/beta hydrolase, giving the protein MSDITVVLVHGAFAESSSWNGVLTLLQDAGIDAIATPNALRSVTTDAENVRRLVDSLPGDVLLVGHSYGGAVITEAGAGNEKVKGLVYVAAFAPDHGENALDLTGQFPGSTLGERVRPYPLGDGTNDLVVDRALFPEQFAADVPLEVAKLSALTQRPIRDYALGEGLPAETPAWKTLPSWFVYGTGDMNIPEAGLAFMAERAGSRSTRVIDGASHSVMVSNPEAVAELIRTALAELV